AAGATCGCCGGTTCAGACAAGTAGCCGCGGTGGACGGCGGCCCACGCGGCGCAGTTAAGAAACGGTAAGTGCTTTGCGGCTATAGCAGTGCCTCATGCGGGAAGATCGCCGCTTTCGGAGGTATCGGATGAGCCGTTCGGCTGGGAAATCGTGGCGCGCCAAGGCCGGCACTCTCGCCATGCTGCTGCCATTTCTGGCGCTGGCCGCCTGCGCCAGCAGCAGTCAGGACCAAGCGATGTCCGAAAAGCTGGCGGCCGCCGAAGCCGCCGCCAACAAGGCGATCGAAGCGCAGCATGCCGCCGAGAAGGCCGCCGCGACGGCCGCCGCGCTTCGCCCGGCAATGGCGCCCCAACCGCAGGTAGTGTCGGACATCTCCAACAACGACGATGACAACGGCGACGACAATCGCGACGGCGACGACGGGTCCAGCCATGACAACGGCAACAACCAGGCCGCCGACGAAGTCGTCGTCCCTGGCCAGGGCTGACAAGGCTGACCCCTCCTGTCAGAATCCTTGTCAGTTTGCGCCGCGCCGCCTAATCGCTCAGCCAATCGTTCCGCACCTAAGCATCGGGGCTCAGGATCATGGCTGACAGACTCGTATATGTCCTCAACGGGCCCAACCTGAACCTGCTCGGCCTGCGCGAGCCCGAGATCTACGGCAACGACACGCTCGACGATATCGCCGCCCTGCTCGATGACCGCGCCCAGCAGCTCGGCCTGACGATCGAGATGCGCCAGTCGAACCACGAGGGCCATCTGCTTGACTGGCTGCACGAGGCCCAGGCCGAAGGCGCCGTCGCGGTGCTGCTCAACGCGGGCGCCCTCACCCACACCAGCCTCGCGCTCTACGACGCGATCCGCTCGATCAAGACGCCGGTGATCGAGGTGCACATTTCCAACCCGCACGCGCGCGAGGAATTCAGGCACAAGAGCTATGTCGGCATGGCCGCGAAAGGCTCGATCGCCGGGTTCGGCGCGAAGGGCTATGTCCTCGCGCTGGAAGCAGCCGCGGGGCTAACTTCCTAATCCTGCTACCTATTCCAGCGGCACGCCGGGAAGCTGCTTCGCGGTGCGAATCGTCAGAGAGGTCTTCACGCTCGCCACGTTAGGCGCCGGCGTCAGCTTCGAGGTCAGGAACTCCTGGAAGCTCTGCAGGTCGCGGCTGACGATCTTGATGATGAAGTCGATCTCGCCGTTGAGCATGTGGCACTCGCGCACTTCGGGCAGGTCGCGCATGTGCTCTTCGAACTGGCGGAGCGATTCCTCGGCCTGGCTCTTCAGGCTGACAAGCGCGAAGACGGTGATCGCATAGCCGAGCTTCGAAGCATCGAGCTCGGCGTGATAGCCCTTGATCACGCCATCTTCCTCGAGCGCGCGAACCCGGCGCAGGCAAGGCGGCGCGGTCAGGCCGACGCGCTGAGCCAGTTCGACATTGGTCACGCGTCCTTCATCCTGGAGCTCCGCCAGCAACCGCCTGTCGATCTGGTCGAGATTTGCCATGCGTCCGCCCTTTCGACCCCTGCCGGGCCGCCCCTGTCGTTCGGCAACTTCCACGACGGGAAGTACCCTCGCCCGATAATATTATTATCTTCTATCGCAATTGTCCCGCTTTGCAACGCACCTCCCGCACGGCCTGACGCAGCGGCAACTAACTGTTAGGGAGTAATGCCCCACGTGAACATTCGCTCACGTCGCGGAGCCGCGGAGCCCAAATGCATTTCGACGATCGCCTCGCTACAGTGCTGCGCAATCCCGCCGGCAGCGAGACGATCGCGCGCGCGCAGTTCCGCCAGCTGCTCGACCTGCTCGGCACACTGCCGAGCGATGCGCAGAGCGAAATGGTCGATGCTGCCTATCTGCGGCTTGGCGAACTCGCCGCGGCGATCCCCGCCAGCGAACGCGCGGCCATTCTGGAAGAACCGGTGCTGCGCCTGCGCAGCCTGCGGCTCGTGGCCCAGCTCGCTCTGGCCGAGCCCTCGGTCGCAAGCGCTGCGATGGCACGGGCCGAGCTCGGCGAGGAGCAATGGCTGGACCTGATCCCGGCGCTGCCGGTGAGTGCACGCGGCGTCGTACGCCATCGCCGCGGGCTGCCCCGCAGCGTCGAGGCGCTGCTTGCCCGGCTCGGCGTGGCCGATCGCGGGCTACCCCCGGCCGATGCCTTCGAACTGGGCGAAGTGTTCGAGCTTGCCGAAACACCCGCTGAAGCCCTGCCGGAAACGCCGGCCGTAACGGAGTACGAGGAAGCGCCACCGCAGATCGACGAGATCGGCGCGATCGTCCGGCGCATCGAAGCCTTCCGCAAGACACGCGAGCTCGCTGGGCTCGACGCCGCGGGCGAGGATGCGCAGCAAGCGCTGAGCATGCATCTCGGCCCGGCCCGCACGGTCTCGGCCTTCGATTTCGCTACCGATGCCGAGGGCCGCATCGTCTGGGCCGAGCCGGGCATCGCGCCCGCCGCGATCGGTCTGCGGCTGGCGGCACGCGACGCCGATAGCCCGGTGCAGAGTTCGTCCGAATTGCTCGCCGCCTTCCGCCACCGCCAGCCGATCGGCCGTGCCGCGCTGACCGTCGTCGGCGCGCCTGCGGTGGCGGGCGAATGGCGGATCGACGCCGCTCCGCGCTTCGACCAGCCGGGCGGCCGCTTCGTCGGCTACATCGGCCGGCTGCGGCGGCCCGTCGCCGGCGGCCTGCCCGTAGAGCGCGACAGCCAGGCCGACCGCATGCGCCAGGTCCTGCACGAACTGCGCACGCCGGTGAACGCGATCCAGGGCTTCGCCGAAGTGATCCAGCAGCAGTTGTTCGGCCCCACGCCGCACGAATACCGCGCGCTCGCCGCGACGATCGCCAGCGATTCCGCGCGCATGCTCGCGGGCTTCGAGGAGCTCGAGCGGCTGGTGAAGCTCGACAGCGGCGCCATGGCGCTCGATCCCGGCGAATGCGATCTGCTGCCGATACTCGCCGGCACGATCGCCCAGCTCCAGAGCTTCAACGCTCCGCGCCGCAGCGCGCTCGAGCTCGAATGTGACGAACCGGCGCTGCCCGTCGCGCTCGACCAGGCGGAGGCCGAACGCCTCGTCTGGCGGCTGCTGGCCACATTGGCCGGGGCGACGTCGCCCGGCGAGACGCTGCGCCTGCGCGCGCGGCTACGCGATGCGGGGGAAGGCGACACTGAAGATCGCGCGCCCCAGGATCATGGCTACGTACGGATCGTCCTGCGCCTGCCCGCCTCGCTCGCCTTCACCGACGGCGACGCGCTGTTCGATACCGGGGCGATTGCCCAGCCCCCGGCGCTCGCCGCGGGCATGTTCGGCACCGGCTTCGCGCTCCGGCTCGCCGCCGCCGAAGCCAAGGCCGCGGGCGGCGCGCTTGAGCGTCGGCAGAAGAACCTGCGCCTGACTTTGCCTGGCACGGACCTGGCCGATCTGCCTCCGTTAGTCGCAGATTCCGCCGAAACGGGCCTTCGGTAACCTTTTCAAGTTATAATGCTGACCGAATCCCCATCCCGGGGGGACAACCGCTTGGGAGAGTTCGGCCCTTGGCCCGCAGCGTCAGCATCATAGACCGGCCCGCGGCGCCCGAATTCGTCCGTTTCCCCGCCGGCACTCCGCCGCGCTTCCTCGTGACGATCGACACCGAGGAGGAGTTCGACTGGGCTGCGCCGCTGCGCCGCGAAGGCCACGGCCTGGCGACGATCCCCAGCTTCGCCCGCTTCGTGCAGTTCTGCGAGAGCTTCGGTGTCGTTCCGCTCTTTCTGATCGACTATCCCATCGCCACGGCGCCCGCGACCGCCGAAGTGCTCGGCCCGGCGCTGGCTGCAGGCAAGGCCGAGATCGGCGTCCACCTACACCCCTGGGTCAACCCTCCGTTCGATGAGGACCTCAGCGAATTCAACAGTTTCCCCGGCAATCTTCCCGAAGCAGTGGAGCGTGAGAAATTCCGCGACCTGCGCGACGCGATTCGGGCCAACCTTGGCGTGGCTCCGCAGATATACCGCGCCGGGCGTTATGGCGCAGGTCCGAACACCGCCGCGATCCTGCGCGAAACGGGCATAGCGATCGACACTTCGGTCCGCGCGTTGTTCGACTACAGTTCCACGGGCGGCCCCAACTACCGAGACCACCCGCGCCGACCCTATTGGCTGGGCGAGGACAAGCGTCTGCTCGAACTGCCGGTGACCACGGTATACGGCGGCCTTCTGCGCCGCTGGGGCGCGCAAATTTATCCGCAACTCTGGCGCGGACCGCGGCTGCGCGGCGCGATGGCCCATGCGCGGCTGCTCGAACGCATCCCGCTGACCCCGGAGGGCATAACCCCCGCCGAAGCCAAGCGCGGCATCGACGCCGCGCTGGCCGAAAATCTGCCGCTGCTGACTTTCTCGTTCCACAGCCCGTCGCTGGCGCCGGGGCATACTCCTTATGTCCGCACGCCCGCCGATCTCGATGTATTCTATGACTGGTGGCGCGAGATCTTCGCCCACCTCGCCCGCCGCGGTGTGGCGGGGACCAGCGTACGCGACCTGGCCGCGTCGCTGGGCCTCGCCCAGTCCGCACTCGCCGAACCCGCCCTTGCCTAGAGCATGACGGCAAGCTAACGCGCCCGAGGTCCGGCACCACGCACAGCGGTGGCGGGCGCGGCAAATGGGGCCTGTAGCTCAGCGGTTAGAGCTGGCCGCTCATAACGGCTAGGTCGCGGGTTCGAATCCTGCCGGGCCCACCATTGCCGCGAAGGAACTGGTCGGCCGACCGCACGGTGTCGGGGAGTAGCGCAGCCTGGTAGCGCATCTGCTTTGGGAGCAGAGGGTCGCAGGTTCGAATCCTGTCTCCCCGACCAATTCTCTTTCATTAGAGTTCGATAGCTGAAATGGGGTACCACCGCCTTCGGGCGGCCCACTCATTTGGCTCAAAGAATCAAAAGGTTCTCGGAATTGAACGGTCAGCTCGCCACCGGCGAATGTGGCGTTCGATAGAATGAGATTCAAAGCCCGTTGTTGGACGGCTATCGGCTGCTTCGTGAAACCCTCGTGCGCCGTGCGCGCGACCTCCAGCAGCGCAATTCCGTCATCGATCAGGTCATCCTCCGCGCTAGCCATTAGCTCCAGATCATGGATGCACCGATGGCGCTCTTCGCGCCACTGCGCCGAAAGCCGATCATGGAACTCGGCAGTGATCTTTCCGTCCATTTTGTCGACGTAGAGAGTGTCCAGACGTCCCTGCAGCCGATCCGCCTCTGCCCGGAGACGCCTCACCTGGTCATCTCGGTCTTGTCTTTCGGTGGCGGCGGACCTTGAGGGCCCTGCGTATCAGCGCGAAGACCTCATCATCGATGTGTAGCCTGCGAAGGGCGCCGGCAAATTTCTCAGCCAAGACCTCCTCGCGGATGTAGGGCTCCGGGCATCGAGCCTTAAAGCGCGAGCAATGGTAGTAGATGTATCTCTGCTTCTTGATCTCGGCCGTGATCGCGCATCCGCAATGGCCGCAAGTGACAAGCCCCGTGAACGCGAACTGGTGGCGGTTGCCGTGGACGTTCGAAATGCTTCGGCCATCCAGTATGTCCTGAACATTCGACCAGGTCGCATACGTCGTAAGCGGCGTATGCGATCCAGCGTAGGTCTTGCCAATCCACTCGAACGACCCTGTGTAGAGCCGGTTACGCAGGATCTTGTGAACGGTGCTGACCACCAGAGGGCGGCCACTCTTCCGATATCGCAGGCCAGCGCACCTCGCCTTCTGGGCAACCTGCTTGAGAGAGTATCGTCCGCTTTCGAACCATTCAAAAAGCTGGGTTATGAGAGGGCCGACCTCGGTATCGATCGCGATGACCTTTTTGCCCGCCGGACCGATGACGTTGGTGTAGCCAAGCGGCGCACGCGACGGCCAGATCCCTTGCTCGGCCTTTTCGAGCATGCCTTTGCGGGCCTCTTCAGACAGGTTGTCGATGTAGTTCTTCGCCATCAAAACCTTGATGCCATGCATGAACTTCTCGGAGGAACGCGAATCCCGCGAGAGGACCACGCCCTCTTTGGCAAAGTGGATCTCAAGGTCGAGAGCGTCGAGCGTCACCCAATCCTTGAGGTTTCGGTAGAGCCTGTCGGTCTTCTCGACGAGGATTGTCCGCACGTTTGGATGGGATTTGAGGTAGCGAAGCATGGCAGTGAAGCCCGTGCGTCCCGCTCGCTTGGCTGTTTCCACATCGAGATGTTCGGAGACGATCGTGATGCCGTTCGCCGCGGCATATTCCTTCAGAAGTTTTTGCTGTGCAGGTATCGAGAAGCCTTCGCGCTCCTGCTCGGCGGTGGAAACGCGCGCGTAAAGGACCGCGCGAGTGCGTGCCTCGCGCTTCGCTTCTTGATTTGCCAACCCTCCGGTCCTTGGTCTCGCCATCACTCACTCCTTTCGCAAAGCAATACCCCCCTTCCTTGAAATAGTGAAGGTCTCCGGAAAAGTTCGATATGTATCCTGGATGGCCCTATCCACTCAGGATTCGCCAAAATTAAAGCAGTGCAACACGTCGGATCGCATATGATCAAGATTATATCATAATTTTATAGCAATTCATGACGCACTAGGAACGCCAATTACGCAATAACTTTCCAAATTCGAGAAGCCGCGTCAGTATTTTAACAACTTCGTCGTCCGGGATCTTTCGATTTAAACGCTTCTCAAGGTAGGTCTGGGCATCTCGGACTAGTTCGGCCGAAAATCGGCGCTGCCTGGAATCGGTTTGTCCCGAAGCTTCGATTGCGGCCTCGTCCAATTCCAGTTCTCCAGGCGCGAACTGCATATTACATCTGACCGGAGCGACTGCGGGGAGATCCGCTTCAATGCACTGGCGCTCGATCTCACTTCCAGCGTCAACCTCTTGATTGATCAGGGCCGACTTTTTGCTCTTCCTCCGCATCACTCACCTCTGGTGGACATGATTGCAGGAGAGGCACCGGGCGAGAACACAAGGTTGCCGAAACGGCCGCGCAGGCGGGCGGCAACGCTCTTGGCGTAGTCTCGTTGCCGCCAATCGGTCGGGCTATGGTACACGCCAACCGCTCGCCAATAGTTTCCTGTAGCGGCCAAGCCGGAGAGGAAAATCCAACGCGCGACTTCGGCGTTGAAGCAAGGATCGTTGCGGAGCCAGTGCCGCACGTGATCGGGCGGCCGCCTTACGAGCTGCGCAATGCGAGGCACCCACCAGCTATTGACCTGGAGGGGGCCAAGATCGTGAGTGCCGTTCGTGTTGGCGACCGCGGCGCCGACCCACCCGCCCTCCTGGTCGCGAAGTCCCCAAAGCGTCTTTTCCAACCACGGTTTTCCGCCCGAGGCCAAACGTATGCAGCTGGCGATCTGACGTTCCTCGGCGGGATCAGAGCGCACTCGTCCCCACGCGCGGTCGGA
The window above is part of the Novosphingobium sp. G106 genome. Proteins encoded here:
- a CDS encoding Lrp/AsnC family transcriptional regulator; amino-acid sequence: MANLDQIDRRLLAELQDEGRVTNVELAQRVGLTAPPCLRRVRALEEDGVIKGYHAELDASKLGYAITVFALVSLKSQAEESLRQFEEHMRDLPEVRECHMLNGEIDFIIKIVSRDLQSFQEFLTSKLTPAPNVASVKTSLTIRTAKQLPGVPLE
- a CDS encoding polysaccharide deacetylase family protein, which encodes MARSVSIIDRPAAPEFVRFPAGTPPRFLVTIDTEEEFDWAAPLRREGHGLATIPSFARFVQFCESFGVVPLFLIDYPIATAPATAEVLGPALAAGKAEIGVHLHPWVNPPFDEDLSEFNSFPGNLPEAVEREKFRDLRDAIRANLGVAPQIYRAGRYGAGPNTAAILRETGIAIDTSVRALFDYSSTGGPNYRDHPRRPYWLGEDKRLLELPVTTVYGGLLRRWGAQIYPQLWRGPRLRGAMAHARLLERIPLTPEGITPAEAKRGIDAALAENLPLLTFSFHSPSLAPGHTPYVRTPADLDVFYDWWREIFAHLARRGVAGTSVRDLAASLGLAQSALAEPALA
- a CDS encoding lytic transglycosylase domain-containing protein, with amino-acid sequence MEKTLWGLRDQEGGWVGAAVANTNGTHDLGPLQVNSWWVPRIAQLVRRPPDHVRHWLRNDPCFNAEVARWIFLSGLAATGNYWRAVGVYHSPTDWRQRDYAKSVAARLRGRFGNLVFSPGASPAIMSTRGE
- a CDS encoding recombinase family protein, producing the protein MANQEAKREARTRAVLYARVSTAEQEREGFSIPAQQKLLKEYAAANGITIVSEHLDVETAKRAGRTGFTAMLRYLKSHPNVRTILVEKTDRLYRNLKDWVTLDALDLEIHFAKEGVVLSRDSRSSEKFMHGIKVLMAKNYIDNLSEEARKGMLEKAEQGIWPSRAPLGYTNVIGPAGKKVIAIDTEVGPLITQLFEWFESGRYSLKQVAQKARCAGLRYRKSGRPLVVSTVHKILRNRLYTGSFEWIGKTYAGSHTPLTTYATWSNVQDILDGRSISNVHGNRHQFAFTGLVTCGHCGCAITAEIKKQRYIYYHCSRFKARCPEPYIREEVLAEKFAGALRRLHIDDEVFALIRRALKVRRHRKTRPR
- a CDS encoding histidine kinase dimerization/phospho-acceptor domain-containing protein, yielding MHFDDRLATVLRNPAGSETIARAQFRQLLDLLGTLPSDAQSEMVDAAYLRLGELAAAIPASERAAILEEPVLRLRSLRLVAQLALAEPSVASAAMARAELGEEQWLDLIPALPVSARGVVRHRRGLPRSVEALLARLGVADRGLPPADAFELGEVFELAETPAEALPETPAVTEYEEAPPQIDEIGAIVRRIEAFRKTRELAGLDAAGEDAQQALSMHLGPARTVSAFDFATDAEGRIVWAEPGIAPAAIGLRLAARDADSPVQSSSELLAAFRHRQPIGRAALTVVGAPAVAGEWRIDAAPRFDQPGGRFVGYIGRLRRPVAGGLPVERDSQADRMRQVLHELRTPVNAIQGFAEVIQQQLFGPTPHEYRALAATIASDSARMLAGFEELERLVKLDSGAMALDPGECDLLPILAGTIAQLQSFNAPRRSALELECDEPALPVALDQAEAERLVWRLLATLAGATSPGETLRLRARLRDAGEGDTEDRAPQDHGYVRIVLRLPASLAFTDGDALFDTGAIAQPPALAAGMFGTGFALRLAAAEAKAAGGALERRQKNLRLTLPGTDLADLPPLVADSAETGLR
- the aroQ gene encoding type II 3-dehydroquinate dehydratase gives rise to the protein MADRLVYVLNGPNLNLLGLREPEIYGNDTLDDIAALLDDRAQQLGLTIEMRQSNHEGHLLDWLHEAQAEGAVAVLLNAGALTHTSLALYDAIRSIKTPVIEVHISNPHAREEFRHKSYVGMAAKGSIAGFGAKGYVLALEAAAGLTS